In the genome of Dermacentor silvarum isolate Dsil-2018 chromosome 1, BIME_Dsil_1.4, whole genome shotgun sequence, one region contains:
- the LOC125942629 gene encoding uncharacterized protein LOC125942629, which yields MRQANEKMGDDVLSDRIKALPPKQQIAIRTCFKAAGRRSTSGMRYENEWILECVLLRMRSPKLYEQLRKHKILILPGRTCLQRYVQKFKSGFGFSENVFKAITVKTEDMDMNARHGGIVFDEMKLSEHFSVNAAGAVQGFVDLGKYTPEEDKTVPADHGMVILLQPFQGD from the exons ATGAGGCAGGCAAATGAGAAAATGGGGGATGACGTGCTCAGTGATCGCATCAAGGCATTGCCTCCTAAACAACAAATAGCCATTAGGACCTGCTTCAAAGCAGCAGGAAGAAGGTCAACATCTGGCATGCGTTATGAGAATGAATGGATTCTTGAATGTGTCCTCTTACGTATGAGAAGCCCTAAACTTTATGAACAACTGCGAAAGCACAAGATCCTGATTTTGCCCGGTCGAACCTGTCTGCAGCGCTATGTTCAAAAGTTTAAAAGTGGCTTTGGCTTCAGTGAAAATGTATTCAAAGCTATCACCGTGAAAACTGAGGATATGGACATGAATGCACGGCACGGCGGTATAGTCTTTGATGAGATGAAGTTGAGCGAGCACTTCAGCGTCAACGCTGCAG GTGCAGTACAAGGTTTCGTGGACCTCGGGAAATATACGCCTGAAGAAGATAAAACTGTTCCAGCCGATCATGGAATGGTGATTCTCTTGCAACCATTTCAAG GTGACTGA